The Carassius carassius chromosome 16, fCarCar2.1, whole genome shotgun sequence genome window below encodes:
- the LOC132159438 gene encoding zinc finger protein 271-like translates to MRDLEPCRMKHTEEQTDLMEEPNHVKTRVKTLSQTERVSLRKRKVKKSFTCTQCGKSFTYKQSLEIHMRIHTGEKPYRCDQCGKSFTSSSNFKRHMIIHTGEKLYVCDQCGKTYSCASYLKDHLKVHSKEKPHSCSLCGKCFSHLQKLKVHQKRHTGVREYMCFECEKTFITAENLKRHQRIHTGEKPYMCSHCDERFSRSGSLKSHERIHTGEKPYKCSHCDKRFSHLGSLKTHERIHTGEKPYKCSHCDMRFSQLGHLNSHEMIHTGEKPYKCSHCDKRFSQSANLKSHEKIHTGEKPYKCSHCDMRFSQLGHLNSHERIHTGEKLYMCSHCEKRFSHSASLKSHEKIHTGEKPYKCSHCDKRFSLSGELKTHERIHTGEKPYKCSHCEKRFSLSGYLKSHERIHTGEKPYKCSHCDKRFSLSGYLKSHERIHTGEKPYKCSHCDKRFSHSASLVTHERIHTGEKPYKCSHCDKRFSHSASLVIHERIHNGEKPYKCSHCDKRFTHSASLKSHERIHTGEKPYKCSHCDKRFSQLGHLKTHERIHTGEKPYKCSHCDKRFSQLGSLKSHERIHTGEKPC, encoded by the exons ATGAGAGATCTAGAACCCTGCAGAATGAAacacactgaagaacaaacag ATCTAATGGAGGAACCAAATCATGTCAAAACTAGAGTAAAAACTCTCTCACAGACTGAAAGAGTTTCTTTACGTAAAAGAAAAGTCAAGAAAAgtttcacctgcactcagtgtggaaagagtttcacataCAAACAGAGTCTTGAGATTcacatgaggatccacactggagagaaaccatacagatgtgatcagtgcgggaagagtttcacatCATCATCAAACTTTAAGAGACACATGatcatccacactggagagaaactttATGTATGTGATCAATGCGGAAAAACATATTCATGTGCTTCATACCTGAAGGATCACCTGAAAGTTCATTCAAAggagaaaccacattcatgttCTTTATGTGGAAAGTGTTTTTCACATCTGCAGAAATTAAAAGTTCATCAGAAGAGACACACTGGTGTGAGAGAATATATGTGTTTTGAGTGCGAGAAGACTTTTATTACAGCTGAAAATTTGAAACGGcaccagaggatccacactggagagaaaccttacatgtgttcacactgtgacgagaGATTCAGTCGGTCAGGATCCCTGAaatcacatgagaggatccacactggagagaaaccttacaagtgttcacactgtgacaagagattcagtcatttAGGatctctgaaaacacatgagaggatccacactggagagaaaccttacaagtgttcacactgtgacatgaGATTCAGTCAGTTAGGACACCTGAactcacatgagatgatccacactggagagaaaccttacaagtgttcacactgcgacaagagattcagtcagtcagcaaatctgaaatcacacgagaagatccacactggagagaaaccttacaagtgttcacactgtgacatgaGATTCAGTCAGTTAGGACACCTGAActcacatgagaggatccacactggagaaaaactttACATGTGTTCACACTGCGAAAAGAGATTCAGTCATTCAGCATCTCTGAAATCACACGAgaagatccacactggagagaaaccttacaagtgttcacactgtgacaagagattcagtctgtCAGGAgaactgaaaacacatgagaggatccacactggagagaaaccttacaagtgttcacactgcgaaAAGAGATTCAGTCTGTCAGGATATCTGAaatcacatgagaggattcacacaggagagaaaccttacaagtgttcacactgtgacaagagattcagtctgtCAGGATATCTGAaatcacatgagaggattcacactggagagaaaccttacaagtgttcacactgtgacaagagattcagtcattcAGCATCTCTGgtaacacatgagaggatccacactggagagaaaccttacaagtgttcacactgtgacaagagattcagtcattcAGCATCTCTGGTaatacatgagaggattcacaatggagagaaaccttacaagtgttcacactgtgacaagagattcactcATTCAGCATCTCTGAaatcacatgagaggatccacactggagagaaaccttacaagtgttcacactgcgacaagagattcagtcagttaggacacctgaaaacacatgagaggatccacactggagagaaaccttacaagtgttcacactgtgacaagagattcagtcagttagGATCCCTGAaatcacatgagaggattcacactggagagaaaccttgc